One stretch of Amycolatopsis tolypomycina DNA includes these proteins:
- a CDS encoding type I polyketide synthase, which translates to MSESEQQLVNALRAALKETQRLKEQNRRFAEAGAEPIAIVGTACRLPGGVDTPDRLWRLLAEGGDAIGGFPGDRGWDLGLLHDSADGRPGSSYVREGGFLHEAPYFDAALFGISPRDAVLMDPQLRLLLETSWEALERAGIPPLSLGGSATGVFAGAMYHDYRGSFAASGMISGRVAYTFGLQGPTVTVDTACSSSLVALHLAVQALRAGECSLALAGGATVMSTPRTFVEFSLDGTLSPGARCRSFADSADGTAWSEGCATVVLERLSDARRAGHPVLALVRGSAVNSDGASNGVTAPNGPAQRKVIRQALADARLSPAQVGLVEAHGTATPLGDPIEAQALLATYGRDRDGGAPLRLGSLKSNLGHTQAASGIAGVLKLVSALRHEVMPRTLHVDAPSSHVDWTAGEVELLTEPVPWPRGDGPRRGAVSSFGLSGTNAHVIIEEAPEPADPQPAGTGAAVPVVLSGRSPEAVQAQAERLAEHLRAHPGLRPADVAYTLATRRTHLEHRAAVVARDRDELLAALAECPSRVVRGESTTAFLFSGAGSQRPGMGRELSAAYPAFAAAYDAACAELSGQLGRSLHEAVEDPAALAEFACSQAALFAVQVGLFRLAESWGLHPDVLCGHSGGELAVAHCAGVLSLADAAELVVTRARLMQALPRGVMVALEAGADELAGYPVDVAAINGPRSVVVSGDEARVLEVARQFAGAGRRTKTLRVPVASHSRLMDPMLAAFREVAASVPHAAPALPVVSTVTGEFAEAFDAGYWVRNIRRTVRFADAVRTLRAHGVNRFLELGPDGPLTAVMPDDVVAVAALARDLPEDVAVARAVAALHVHGVSPDWHAFFAPRGATAADLPTYAFQRERYWLDAATDSGDVTATGLDPVRHPLLGAAAKLGGGDELVLHGRISVATHPWLAGHAIGGAIVLPGTAFLELAVRAGDEAGCPRVRELTLHAPLVLGEHAVRLQVRVGAPAEDGGRPVRIDAQAGDSSWVRHADGTLVAGRVPGPAAPGAWPPAGAEVLDVAGTYELLAERGVEYGPLFQGLKAAWRRGGEVFAEVRLPEEAQLEAGAFGLHPALADASLHAIGLSPAAGEGVLLPYSWSDVELSAAGASSVRVRVKPLADNTFSVDLADDTGAAVASVGALALRPPSGRQPTERGGSGAVLRLDWVRTAVPEARSADVTVLRVTAGTDVRAARRETHRVLARLRDGLDAGRPIVVLTRGAVALPGEPLADLAGAAVAGLVRSAQTEHPGRIAHLDVDSEPTPELLAAAAGQVALVVRGGDAWVPRLVRGTETGVPDWGDGAVLVTGGTGRLGRLVAGHLVRRHGVRRLVLAGRSGRGADDLVAELAALGADVRVAACDFADRAATAALLAEHPVTAIVHAAGVLADGVLTSLTPRQVDAVFAAKAEAAWNLHELATNLSAFVLFSSAAGVLGAPGQGNYAAANAFLDALARHRRALGLPAQSLAWGMWESAGRSGLTAADGLALFDAAAGADEPVLVPMKLDVAAWRAAGDVPELLRGFVPVARRTASGSLRDRLLRLPAGERLGKLRELVVTNAAAVLGHDPAEPADPERTFSALGFDSLTSVQLRNRLGELTGLTLSATLAFDHPDAAALAAFLHEELRRDRVAPATTDDPVHRLFAEAVAAGQVPGGIAVLGAAANLRPSFGSPADAPVTSRPVRVADGPHRPSLVAVPSPAAMTGAVQYARFAAWFRDRRRVSVLPLPGFVAEEPLPGDFGTLVGFLAAGAREEAAGEPFALLGYSSGGLLAHAVAAELERTGDGPAGVCLLDTYELDSPVAREMAGGLLARQDGGFDRTQLTAMGRYLGLLAEAGRPDLGAPTLLLRARSPFDDRAGSWRSTWRADRRETVPGDHFSLVEADADTTARAVEAWLAALPTPTPLAIGSTL; encoded by the coding sequence GTGAGCGAGTCCGAACAGCAACTGGTCAACGCACTTCGCGCGGCGCTGAAGGAGACGCAACGGCTGAAGGAACAGAACCGGCGGTTCGCCGAGGCGGGTGCGGAACCGATCGCGATCGTCGGCACGGCGTGCCGGCTGCCCGGCGGGGTCGACACCCCGGACCGCCTGTGGCGGCTGCTCGCCGAAGGCGGGGACGCGATCGGCGGGTTCCCCGGCGATCGCGGCTGGGACCTCGGGCTGCTGCACGATTCCGCGGATGGGCGGCCGGGCTCGAGTTACGTGCGGGAAGGCGGTTTCCTGCACGAGGCGCCGTACTTCGACGCGGCTCTGTTCGGCATCAGCCCGCGGGACGCCGTCCTGATGGACCCGCAGCTGCGCCTGCTGCTGGAAACCTCGTGGGAGGCGCTGGAACGCGCGGGGATCCCGCCCCTTTCCCTCGGCGGCAGCGCGACCGGCGTGTTCGCCGGGGCCATGTACCACGACTACCGGGGCAGTTTCGCCGCGTCCGGGATGATCTCCGGCCGGGTGGCCTACACCTTCGGGCTGCAGGGGCCGACGGTCACCGTGGACACCGCGTGCTCGTCGTCGCTGGTCGCGCTGCACCTGGCGGTCCAGGCGCTGCGCGCGGGCGAGTGTTCGCTCGCGCTGGCCGGCGGCGCCACCGTGATGTCGACGCCGCGCACCTTCGTCGAATTCAGTCTCGACGGCACCCTGTCCCCGGGGGCCCGCTGCCGCAGTTTCGCCGACTCCGCCGACGGGACCGCCTGGTCCGAAGGCTGCGCGACCGTGGTGCTGGAACGGCTCTCCGACGCCCGCCGCGCCGGGCACCCGGTGCTCGCGCTGGTCCGCGGCAGCGCGGTCAACTCCGACGGCGCCTCCAACGGCGTGACCGCGCCGAACGGCCCGGCGCAGCGGAAGGTCATCCGGCAGGCACTGGCCGACGCGCGGCTGTCGCCCGCGCAGGTCGGCCTCGTGGAGGCGCACGGCACCGCGACCCCGCTCGGCGACCCGATCGAGGCGCAGGCGCTGCTGGCCACCTACGGCCGCGACCGCGACGGCGGGGCGCCGCTGCGGCTGGGTTCGCTGAAGTCCAACCTCGGGCACACCCAGGCGGCCTCCGGCATCGCGGGTGTGCTCAAGCTGGTTTCCGCGCTGCGGCACGAAGTCATGCCCCGGACCCTGCACGTCGACGCGCCGAGCTCCCACGTCGACTGGACGGCGGGCGAAGTCGAGCTGCTCACCGAGCCGGTGCCCTGGCCGCGCGGCGACGGACCGCGCCGGGGTGCGGTGTCGTCGTTCGGCCTCAGCGGCACGAACGCCCACGTGATCATCGAAGAGGCGCCGGAGCCCGCCGACCCCCAGCCCGCCGGGACCGGCGCCGCGGTGCCCGTGGTGCTGAGCGGGCGCAGTCCCGAAGCCGTGCAGGCCCAGGCCGAGCGCCTCGCCGAGCACCTGCGCGCGCACCCGGGCCTGCGTCCGGCCGATGTGGCGTACACCCTGGCCACCCGGCGCACCCACCTGGAGCACCGCGCGGCCGTGGTCGCCCGGGACCGGGACGAGCTCCTCGCCGCGCTCGCGGAGTGCCCCTCTCGGGTGGTCCGGGGCGAGAGCACGACCGCGTTCCTGTTCTCGGGGGCGGGTTCCCAGCGGCCCGGCATGGGCCGGGAGCTTTCGGCCGCGTACCCGGCGTTCGCGGCGGCCTACGACGCCGCCTGCGCCGAGCTGAGCGGGCAGCTGGGCCGGTCACTGCACGAAGCCGTCGAGGACCCGGCCGCCCTCGCCGAGTTCGCCTGCAGCCAGGCCGCGTTGTTCGCCGTCCAGGTCGGGTTGTTCCGGCTGGCCGAGTCGTGGGGCCTGCACCCGGATGTCCTGTGTGGACATTCCGGCGGCGAACTGGCCGTGGCGCACTGCGCCGGGGTGCTGTCACTGGCGGACGCGGCGGAACTGGTCGTCACCCGGGCCCGGTTGATGCAGGCGCTGCCGCGCGGGGTGATGGTCGCACTGGAAGCCGGTGCCGACGAACTCGCCGGGTACCCGGTCGACGTCGCCGCGATCAACGGGCCACGCTCGGTCGTGGTGTCCGGCGACGAAGCCCGCGTGCTGGAGGTCGCCCGGCAGTTCGCCGGGGCGGGCCGGCGCACGAAGACGCTGCGGGTCCCGGTCGCGTCGCACTCCCGGCTGATGGACCCGATGCTGGCGGCGTTCCGGGAGGTCGCCGCGAGCGTGCCGCACGCCGCGCCGGCGCTCCCGGTGGTCTCGACCGTCACCGGCGAGTTCGCCGAGGCCTTCGACGCCGGCTACTGGGTGCGCAACATCCGCCGGACCGTGCGCTTCGCCGACGCCGTCCGGACGCTGCGGGCCCACGGGGTGAACCGGTTCCTCGAACTGGGCCCGGACGGCCCGCTGACGGCGGTCATGCCGGACGACGTGGTGGCCGTCGCCGCGCTGGCGCGGGATCTGCCCGAGGACGTGGCCGTCGCCCGGGCCGTCGCGGCCCTGCACGTCCACGGGGTTTCGCCGGACTGGCACGCGTTCTTCGCGCCGCGCGGGGCGACCGCCGCCGACCTGCCCACCTACGCGTTCCAACGCGAACGGTACTGGCTCGACGCCGCCACCGACTCAGGGGACGTGACCGCCACCGGCCTGGATCCCGTGCGGCACCCGCTGCTCGGCGCGGCGGCGAAGCTCGGCGGCGGGGACGAGCTCGTCCTGCACGGACGGATTTCGGTGGCGACGCACCCGTGGCTGGCCGGCCACGCGATCGGCGGCGCGATCGTGCTGCCCGGCACCGCCTTCCTCGAGCTGGCGGTGCGTGCCGGGGACGAGGCCGGGTGCCCGCGGGTGCGGGAGCTGACCCTGCACGCGCCCCTGGTGCTCGGGGAACACGCCGTCCGGCTCCAGGTGCGCGTCGGTGCCCCGGCGGAGGACGGCGGCCGCCCGGTGCGCATCGACGCGCAGGCGGGGGACTCGTCCTGGGTCCGGCACGCGGACGGCACGCTGGTGGCCGGACGCGTCCCCGGCCCGGCCGCCCCGGGCGCCTGGCCACCCGCGGGCGCCGAGGTGCTCGACGTCGCGGGGACCTACGAGCTGCTCGCCGAACGGGGAGTCGAATACGGCCCGCTCTTCCAGGGCCTCAAAGCGGCCTGGCGGCGCGGCGGCGAAGTCTTCGCCGAGGTCCGGCTGCCGGAGGAGGCGCAGCTCGAGGCGGGCGCGTTCGGGCTCCACCCGGCGCTGGCCGACGCGTCGCTGCACGCGATCGGGCTGAGCCCGGCGGCGGGCGAGGGCGTGCTGCTGCCTTACTCGTGGTCCGACGTGGAGCTGTCCGCCGCCGGCGCGTCCTCGGTGCGGGTCCGGGTGAAACCGCTGGCGGACAACACCTTCTCGGTGGACCTGGCCGACGACACCGGGGCCGCCGTCGCGTCGGTCGGGGCGCTCGCGCTCCGCCCGCCGTCCGGCAGGCAGCCGACCGAGCGCGGCGGTTCCGGCGCCGTCCTGCGGCTGGACTGGGTCCGCACGGCGGTGCCGGAAGCGCGCTCCGCCGACGTGACGGTGCTGCGGGTGACCGCGGGCACCGACGTCCGGGCCGCCCGCCGCGAGACCCACCGCGTGCTCGCCAGGCTGCGCGACGGGCTCGACGCCGGCCGCCCGATCGTCGTGCTGACCCGGGGCGCGGTGGCCCTGCCGGGTGAGCCGCTCGCCGATCTCGCCGGGGCCGCGGTGGCCGGGCTGGTCCGCTCGGCCCAGACCGAGCACCCCGGCCGGATCGCGCACCTGGACGTCGACTCCGAGCCCACGCCCGAGCTGCTCGCGGCCGCGGCCGGCCAGGTCGCGCTGGTGGTGCGGGGCGGCGACGCGTGGGTGCCGCGGCTGGTGCGCGGGACGGAGACCGGCGTCCCGGACTGGGGCGACGGCGCGGTGCTGGTCACCGGCGGCACCGGCCGGCTGGGGCGGCTGGTGGCCGGGCACCTGGTCCGCCGGCACGGCGTGCGGCGGCTCGTGCTGGCCGGCCGGAGCGGCCGCGGCGCCGACGACCTGGTCGCCGAGCTCGCCGCGCTCGGGGCCGACGTCCGGGTGGCCGCGTGCGACTTCGCCGACCGCGCCGCGACGGCGGCCCTGCTCGCCGAACACCCGGTCACCGCGATCGTGCACGCCGCGGGCGTGCTGGCCGACGGCGTCCTGACCTCCCTCACCCCGCGGCAGGTCGACGCGGTGTTCGCCGCGAAGGCCGAGGCCGCCTGGAACCTGCACGAGCTGGCCACGAACCTCAGCGCGTTCGTCCTGTTCTCCTCGGCCGCGGGCGTGCTCGGCGCACCGGGACAGGGCAACTACGCCGCCGCCAACGCGTTCCTGGACGCGCTCGCGCGGCACCGCCGGGCCCTCGGCCTGCCGGCGCAGTCGCTGGCCTGGGGGATGTGGGAGTCGGCCGGGCGGAGCGGGCTGACCGCGGCCGACGGCCTGGCCCTGTTCGACGCGGCGGCCGGCGCGGACGAGCCGGTGCTCGTGCCGATGAAGCTGGACGTGGCCGCGTGGCGGGCCGCCGGAGACGTGCCGGAGCTGCTGCGCGGGTTCGTGCCGGTGGCACGCCGGACGGCGAGCGGCTCGCTCCGCGACCGGCTGCTGCGGCTGCCCGCCGGGGAACGGCTCGGCAAGCTACGGGAGCTGGTGGTCACGAACGCCGCGGCCGTGCTCGGCCACGACCCGGCCGAGCCGGCCGACCCGGAGCGGACGTTCTCCGCGCTCGGCTTCGACTCGCTGACCTCGGTGCAGCTGCGCAACCGGCTCGGCGAGCTGACCGGGCTCACCCTGAGCGCCACCCTGGCCTTCGACCACCCGGACGCGGCCGCACTGGCGGCCTTCCTCCACGAGGAGCTGCGGCGGGACCGGGTGGCGCCGGCGACCACCGACGACCCGGTCCACCGCTTGTTCGCCGAGGCGGTGGCCGCGGGCCAGGTGCCCGGCGGCATCGCCGTGCTGGGCGCGGCGGCGAACCTGCGTCCTTCGTTCGGTTCGCCGGCGGACGCGCCGGTGACGTCTCGTCCCGTGCGCGTTGCCGACGGGCCGCACCGACCGTCGCTCGTGGCCGTCCCGTCCCCGGCGGCGATGACCGGAGCCGTCCAGTACGCGCGCTTCGCGGCGTGGTTCCGGGACCGACGGCGCGTCTCGGTCCTGCCGCTGCCCGGGTTCGTGGCGGAGGAGCCGCTGCCGGGGGACTTCGGGACCCTCGTCGGCTTTCTCGCCGCGGGCGCCCGCGAGGAAGCGGCGGGCGAGCCGTTCGCCCTGCTCGGCTACTCCTCCGGCGGGCTGCTGGCGCACGCCGTGGCCGCGGAGCTCGAACGAACCGGCGACGGCCCGGCCGGTGTCTGCCTGCTGGACACCTACGAACTCGACAGCCCCGTCGCGCGGGAGATGGCCGGTGGCCTGCTCGCGAGGCAGGACGGTGGGTTCGACCGCACGCAGCTGACCGCCATGGGGCGCTACCTCGGCCTGCTGGCCGAGGCCGGCCGCCCGGACCTCGGCGCGCCGACACTGCTGCTGCGGGCCCGAAGCCCGTTCGACGACCGGGCCGGCTCCTGGCGGAGCACCTGGCGGGCGGACCGCCGCGAAACGGTACCCGGAGATCACTTCAGCCTGGTCGAAGCGGACGCGGACACCACCGCCCGCGCCGTCGAGGCCTGGCTGGCCGCCCTGCCGACCCCCACCCCTCTGGCGATTGGGAGCACGTTGTGA
- a CDS encoding teichoic acid biosynthesis protein C produces MSQNPVQCITSRALSRRSLFRAGAATAVALGAGALLTGTAAAVDGEGIPASPYIDITGPSSDLFRSKMLHESHHVMQGFAFDNVNRRLFVVQLQNGTSGDDLCINQLSFSGEVLGSMHVPHAGHGVSIGVEPVGTASYIWMECDADGTTTDARGTALARFKFVNGGTPSMKKFLTGSKTITCATDPVYQRIAVRRSEGGRMWYSVFPLASAAAGDFSKPLAHFPQPALSTTSVVFQGYTILGSSLYTLDGSGHADSADIDSYVTRIDMNTGTVEARDITRAGSTLVFREPEGLAVYRTADGETRLFLGFGSRSSMDNVNRYANLFYKNILVG; encoded by the coding sequence GTGTCGCAGAACCCCGTCCAGTGCATCACCTCGAGAGCGCTTTCCCGGCGCTCGCTGTTCCGCGCGGGAGCCGCGACCGCCGTCGCGCTCGGTGCCGGTGCCCTGCTCACCGGGACCGCCGCGGCCGTCGACGGCGAGGGCATCCCGGCGTCGCCCTACATCGACATCACCGGGCCGTCGTCGGACCTGTTCCGCAGCAAGATGCTGCACGAGTCGCACCACGTCATGCAGGGCTTCGCCTTCGACAACGTGAACCGGCGGCTGTTCGTCGTCCAGTTGCAGAACGGCACCTCCGGCGACGACCTGTGCATCAACCAGCTCAGCTTCAGCGGAGAGGTGCTCGGCTCGATGCACGTGCCGCACGCCGGCCACGGCGTGTCGATCGGTGTCGAACCCGTCGGGACCGCGTCCTACATCTGGATGGAGTGCGACGCCGACGGCACGACCACCGACGCCCGCGGCACCGCGCTGGCCCGCTTCAAGTTCGTCAACGGCGGCACGCCGTCGATGAAGAAGTTCCTCACCGGGAGCAAGACGATCACCTGCGCCACCGACCCGGTGTACCAGCGGATCGCGGTGCGCCGCAGTGAAGGCGGCCGGATGTGGTACTCCGTGTTCCCGCTCGCGAGCGCCGCCGCCGGCGACTTCTCCAAGCCGCTGGCGCACTTCCCGCAGCCCGCGCTCAGCACGACGAGCGTGGTGTTCCAGGGCTACACCATCCTCGGCAGCAGCCTGTACACATTGGACGGTTCCGGGCACGCCGACTCGGCCGACATCGACTCGTACGTGACGCGCATCGACATGAACACGGGCACGGTCGAGGCCCGCGACATCACCAGGGCCGGCTCGACGCTCGTCTTCCGCGAACCGGAGGGCCTGGCGGTCTACCGCACGGCCGACGGCGAGACGCGCCTGTTCCTCGGGTTCGGTTCGCGCAGCAGCATGGACAACGTCAACCGCTACGCCAACCTCTTCTACAAGAACATCCTGGTGGGGTGA
- a CDS encoding bile acid:sodium symporter family protein, with the protein MSRLRLDPFVLAILATVGVATLLPASGAVADGFGVATTIAVGLLFFLYGARLSTQEALDGLRHWRLHAVVLAATFVLFPLLGLALFLLPSSVLPAQLAAGVLFLAVLPSTVQSSIAFTSIARGNVAAAICSASLSNLAGIVLTPLLVALLLAGDGAGVDGSAVLGIVLQLLAPFVAGQLARRWIGGWISRHSAPLKLVDRGSILLVVYTAFSAGMTEGIWHRLDLGHLLVLVVVCCALLAAVLAATGGGARLLGFARADRITIVFCGSKKSLASGLPMATVLFGHAQVGLIVLPLMLFHQIQLIVCATLARRYAAEQERELVPA; encoded by the coding sequence ATGTCCCGCTTACGCCTCGACCCGTTCGTTCTCGCGATCCTCGCCACCGTCGGCGTCGCCACCCTGCTGCCCGCCTCGGGCGCGGTGGCCGACGGCTTCGGCGTCGCCACCACGATCGCCGTCGGCCTGCTGTTCTTCCTGTACGGCGCCCGCCTGTCCACGCAGGAAGCACTCGACGGGCTGCGGCACTGGCGGCTGCACGCGGTGGTGCTCGCGGCGACGTTCGTCCTGTTCCCGCTGCTCGGCCTGGCGTTGTTCCTGCTGCCGTCGTCGGTGCTGCCGGCCCAGCTGGCGGCGGGGGTGTTGTTCCTGGCCGTGCTGCCGTCGACGGTGCAGTCGTCGATCGCGTTCACGTCCATCGCCCGCGGCAACGTCGCGGCGGCGATCTGCAGCGCGTCACTGTCCAATCTGGCCGGCATCGTGCTCACGCCGCTGCTGGTGGCGCTGCTGCTGGCCGGGGACGGCGCCGGCGTCGACGGCTCGGCCGTGCTCGGGATCGTGCTGCAGCTGCTCGCGCCGTTCGTGGCCGGCCAGCTGGCGCGCCGCTGGATCGGCGGCTGGATCAGCCGTCATTCCGCGCCGCTGAAGCTGGTCGACCGCGGTTCGATCCTCCTGGTCGTGTACACGGCGTTCAGCGCGGGCATGACGGAGGGCATCTGGCACCGGCTCGACCTGGGTCACCTCCTGGTGCTCGTCGTGGTGTGCTGCGCGCTGCTCGCGGCGGTGCTGGCCGCGACCGGCGGGGGCGCCCGGCTGCTGGGGTTCGCGCGGGCGGACCGGATCACGATCGTGTTCTGCGGGTCGAAGAAGAGCCTGGCCAGCGGCCTGCCGATGGCGACGGTGCTGTTCGGGCACGCGCAGGTGGGGCTGATCGTGCTGCCGCTGATGCTGTTCCACCAGATCCAGCTCATCGTCTGCGCCACCCTGGCGCGGCGGTACGCCGCCGAGCAGGAGCGGGAACTGGTCCCGGCCTGA
- a CDS encoding RNA polymerase sigma factor: protein MGGHDEFDAFFRADFPALVAFLCKAGFEVETARDVAAEAMLHALEAWPTAEDPRAWVRRVAGRLLDAAGDARADWSLAGDPRDDEELAGLVEQHAGLIDLLAALPGKQRMVLAWSLDGFTPAQIAEALRIAPATVRSTLRHVRERLRRLRAAQPGDQRDRER from the coding sequence GTGGGCGGTCACGACGAGTTCGACGCGTTCTTCCGCGCCGACTTCCCGGCCCTCGTGGCGTTCCTCTGCAAGGCCGGGTTCGAGGTCGAGACCGCGCGCGACGTCGCCGCCGAGGCGATGCTGCACGCGCTGGAGGCGTGGCCGACCGCCGAGGACCCGCGGGCCTGGGTGCGCCGGGTGGCAGGCCGGCTGCTCGACGCCGCGGGTGACGCGCGCGCGGACTGGAGCCTGGCCGGCGACCCCCGGGACGACGAGGAGCTCGCCGGGCTGGTCGAGCAGCACGCGGGGCTCATCGACCTGCTCGCCGCCCTCCCGGGCAAGCAGCGGATGGTGCTGGCGTGGTCGCTCGACGGGTTCACGCCGGCCCAGATCGCGGAGGCGCTGCGGATCGCCCCCGCGACCGTCCGGTCCACCCTCCGCCACGTGCGGGAACGCCTCAGGCGGCTCCGGGCCGCACAACCCGGTGACCAGCGGGACAGGGAAAGGTGA
- a CDS encoding LysR family transcriptional regulator: MLDPRLCRSFLAVAETRSFTVAARRLGVGQPTVSQHVRRLERDAGGLLFDRDTHTVELTARGQAMLGFAQTVVDTEERAQRHFRGAELRGRVRFGVSEDFALGELPEILQRLRRSHPLVDVELTVELSDVLAQRLRAGQLDLVLGKRRPGAHHGRLLRREPLVWIGSAATVLEPGRPVPLVQYPMPSITRQLAVEVLERAGLEWRAACQTSSLTGLRAAAAAGLGVTLHARSLIPADLTELAGLPEPGDIEFVLLARESLAGPAAALAEFVVERVGR; the protein is encoded by the coding sequence GTGCTTGACCCCCGCCTGTGCCGTTCCTTCCTCGCCGTCGCCGAGACGCGCAGCTTCACCGTGGCCGCGCGGCGGCTGGGTGTCGGCCAGCCGACCGTCAGCCAGCACGTGCGACGGCTCGAGCGGGACGCCGGTGGCCTGCTGTTCGACCGCGACACCCACACGGTGGAGCTCACCGCGCGCGGGCAGGCGATGCTCGGGTTCGCGCAGACGGTCGTCGACACCGAAGAGCGCGCGCAGCGGCACTTCCGCGGCGCCGAGCTGCGCGGCCGCGTGCGCTTCGGCGTCTCGGAGGACTTCGCGCTGGGCGAGCTGCCGGAGATCCTGCAACGGCTGCGCCGCAGTCACCCGCTGGTGGACGTCGAACTGACCGTCGAGCTGTCGGACGTGCTGGCCCAGCGGCTGCGGGCCGGGCAGCTCGACCTGGTGCTGGGCAAGCGCCGTCCCGGCGCGCACCACGGCCGGCTGCTCCGGCGGGAGCCGCTGGTCTGGATCGGCTCGGCGGCCACGGTGCTGGAGCCCGGCCGTCCGGTGCCGCTGGTGCAGTACCCGATGCCGTCGATCACGCGGCAGCTGGCGGTGGAGGTGCTCGAGCGCGCGGGCCTGGAGTGGCGGGCGGCGTGCCAGACGTCGAGCCTGACCGGCCTGCGCGCCGCGGCGGCGGCCGGCTTGGGCGTCACGCTGCACGCCCGGAGCCTGATCCCGGCCGACCTGACCGAGCTGGCCGGCCTGCCGGAGCCGGGTGACATCGAGTTCGTGCTGCTGGCGCGGGAGTCGCTGGCGGGCCCGGCGGCGGCGCTCGCGGAGTTCGTGGTGGAGCGGGTCGGGCGCTAG
- a CDS encoding cytochrome P450, with amino-acid sequence MSAEALPYPFEPDRLTVDPRFAAMREKQPVSRVRLPFGGEAWLLTRYADVRAMLVDRRFMRSLTVGKDAPRATEAIESESSIITMDPPEHSRLRRLVMKAFTPKRVELLEPRIQQLADELADGMIQAGPPVDLVRNFAIPLPIIALCELLGVPREDREKVHSWTDTMLSLSGAGQDFTEIMNAQRELWGYIAGLVAERRENPTDDLIGALVRARDDEGRLTEGELIDLSGGILAVGHETTANHIANLTYTLLTHPDQLARLRADPGLLPSAVEELVRFVPLNASTGFAHIATEDVEIGGRLIRAGEAVFADLDAANRDAAVFERPEELDVARPRNHHVGFGHGPHHCLGAQMARVELRVAIGTLLNRFPDLGLAVEPEEVPWLAGRRQRGPEALPLTWTEALPAR; translated from the coding sequence GTGTCTGCGGAAGCTTTGCCCTATCCGTTCGAGCCCGACCGGCTCACCGTCGACCCGCGGTTCGCCGCGATGCGCGAGAAGCAGCCGGTGAGCCGGGTCCGGCTGCCGTTCGGCGGGGAGGCCTGGCTGCTGACGCGCTACGCCGACGTGCGGGCCATGCTGGTCGACCGCAGGTTCATGCGCAGCCTGACGGTCGGCAAGGACGCGCCGCGGGCCACCGAGGCCATCGAAAGCGAAAGCTCGATCATCACCATGGACCCGCCCGAGCACTCCCGGTTGCGGCGCCTGGTGATGAAGGCGTTCACGCCGAAGCGCGTCGAACTGCTCGAGCCCCGCATCCAGCAGCTCGCCGACGAGCTCGCCGACGGGATGATCCAGGCCGGGCCGCCGGTGGACCTGGTGCGGAACTTCGCGATCCCGCTGCCGATCATCGCGCTGTGCGAGCTGCTCGGAGTGCCGCGCGAGGACCGGGAGAAGGTCCACTCGTGGACCGACACGATGCTTTCGCTCAGCGGCGCGGGCCAGGACTTCACCGAGATCATGAACGCGCAGCGCGAGCTCTGGGGCTACATCGCCGGCCTGGTCGCCGAACGCCGGGAGAACCCCACGGACGACCTGATCGGCGCACTGGTGCGGGCCCGCGACGACGAGGGCAGGCTGACCGAGGGCGAGCTGATCGACCTGTCCGGCGGGATACTGGCCGTGGGCCACGAAACCACCGCGAACCACATCGCGAACCTGACGTACACGCTGCTCACCCACCCGGACCAGCTCGCCCGCCTGCGCGCGGACCCGGGCCTGCTGCCCTCGGCCGTCGAAGAGCTGGTCCGGTTCGTCCCGCTCAACGCCAGCACGGGCTTCGCCCACATCGCCACCGAGGACGTGGAGATCGGCGGCCGGCTCATCCGCGCCGGCGAAGCGGTCTTCGCCGACCTCGACGCGGCGAACCGCGACGCCGCAGTCTTCGAGCGGCCCGAGGAACTGGACGTGGCGCGCCCAAGGAACCACCACGTCGGCTTCGGCCACGGCCCGCACCACTGCCTCGGCGCGCAGATGGCCCGGGTGGAGCTGCGGGTGGCGATCGGCACGCTGCTGAACCGGTTCCCGGACCTCGGCCTCGCGGTCGAGCCGGAGGAGGTCCCGTGGCTGGCCGGGCGGCGCCAGCGGGGGCCGGAGGCGTTGCCGCTGACCTGGACGGAAGCCTTGCCCGCGCGGTAG
- the shbA gene encoding RNA polymerase sigma factor ShbA, giving the protein MAATQPPEAFPAHWRRHDEPVAAAIAGDEAATARLLATIRPLVVRYCRARVGRHERSFASADDVAQEVCLAVLTALPSYHDQGRPFLAFVYGIAQHKVADAHRAAARNRTDPVPEVPDGVSETAGPEQRVLRFELNERLARLLAVLPPKQREIVVLRVVVGLSAEETAAAVGSTPGAVRVAQHRALGRLRRLLTGEEG; this is encoded by the coding sequence ATCGCGGCCACCCAGCCGCCTGAGGCGTTCCCGGCCCACTGGCGGCGCCACGACGAGCCGGTGGCGGCGGCGATCGCCGGTGACGAAGCCGCGACGGCCCGCCTGCTCGCCACCATCCGGCCCCTGGTGGTGCGCTACTGCCGGGCCCGCGTCGGCCGCCACGAGCGATCGTTCGCCTCGGCCGACGACGTGGCACAGGAGGTGTGCCTCGCGGTGCTGACGGCGCTGCCGTCGTACCACGACCAGGGACGGCCGTTCCTGGCGTTCGTCTACGGAATAGCCCAGCACAAGGTGGCCGACGCCCACCGCGCCGCGGCCCGCAACCGCACGGACCCGGTGCCCGAGGTCCCGGACGGCGTCAGCGAGACGGCGGGGCCGGAGCAGCGGGTGCTGCGGTTCGAGCTGAACGAGCGCCTGGCCCGGCTGCTGGCGGTGCTGCCGCCGAAGCAGCGGGAGATCGTGGTGCTGCGGGTGGTGGTCGGCCTGTCGGCGGAGGAGACGGCCGCGGCGGTGGGATCGACACCGGGCGCGGTGCGGGTCGCCCAGCACCGCGCACTCGGGCGGCTGCGTCGCCTGCTCACCGGCGAAGAGGGGTAG